In Drosophila bipectinata strain 14024-0381.07 chromosome 2R, DbipHiC1v2, whole genome shotgun sequence, one genomic interval encodes:
- the mim gene encoding mucin-2 isoform X9, whose protein sequence is MDLSLERDSSALGSLFQQIINDMKNTSPLWEDFVAKAGKLHTCLRAAIQAIAAYLDAFQKIADAATNSRGASKEIGTALTRVCLRHKAVETRLKTFTTAIMDCLVQPLQERIEDWKRTVATIDKDHAKEYKRCRSELKKRSSDTLRLQKKARKGQTDGLQSLMDSHMQDVTLRRAELEEVEKKSLRAAMVEERLRYCSFVHMLQPVVHEECEVMSELGHLQEAMQSIALVTKDPSVLPQASEELIHDAKASINLYPESPGGGSGSQGGGCSNSLGSRKSSVCSISSINSSGSSNSPGHHHYPRSLSQFVTPAIRLKPGESSDSGFCSSPALTTQTSNATNQTANVSTWPPHTQDAVDSLPPTADRPHTISTAYEKGHQRPPLTVYTFQNPETIPESTTGLNNGQPPANGQPSSGQTTPATQKSPAASLSRPPLPVRCSSLERPLSAQSNHRQGSGSNLLQRQCPSPIPAHITKELSAAHHAQQQQHQQLQQQQQPQPTPPTYVNMSELANMAAMKLTNHQNQNQNQQQPPPLKQQSSIDSISSQHSNDSTGSHQLLQQQQQHQHMPQQPNHHSASATATRSHSISSTASSLHSHPSIDSTVACGSLVGQHNHSTSTNTNTTTTSPSSGCSTPQNHYSPLLTNSPTSTAAGTPSGSSIGTGAGLGFVYQVSSPTPPSSEVLKITEQGTGSGQASVNTDGEEETDERSRASVLQKASMFEKAAAAAAVSPPAPAPVAAPTASVVGPAGGRRSEAEQQEMDKSFEDSIQALNNLIGELDSFQREIDEGKGKQMMMMTSNNNMSTMTTTSSSSSSTDNNNTPAGNTSTIEPCAISNQTHSSGCGTDISDTTSDELGGDESAEARRRDRDRDRDRDLLGASDSELSRCYVSETSSLTGGMTAGGYENPTFAHFVAASAGREEAGPGDSVSLASDSLCLGQTRHAYVDTCSDNGSGVVVIYDHQIPITPDIEFVKQNSEIVLLRTKDPQPQALQLHEMRELQQLPTNLAGTPDSSPDGQAPPQPSTATVAPAKQRLSSFRATSEQQLQLLGRGSPQRGKTATTEQAQDQHPPPPPPQQQPVDPVKRQLPPKPTSLSLFSGPAPSLAPGDKPLVPRKSDFKADLDAKIRRQKQKVQQQLQQQSPPQQQAPSSATQPQQQQHSPPPPPPQLQSPPNRNCNVTNKPAANVTASASASGSKLNQIHRNPSQNQTAASSNHPNKQYKTPPAACPAYSSSSTSLPSLPLSVSTTSSSANSPPSMLPASARPVHTPPHVHSNANANATANAPANPQSPASAHANVKPCITPRPASLSGGAGGGGGSTRIARRSSINQAKPPPPVRRSSSVTPSPNASVGLKQPQQPEHLHLHHHHQQLSSSSEHLPPPPAFLLDSMPQSPPPAAMPSSALKVSETVRALAALRHQPASPVALRRMQQQQQHQQQQQQQQQQPFLQPMHPSPSNDDLSYEVYYDSYLDLHAYAPSQQQQYHQQQQQHQQHLMYLQQQQQAPQPPVYQAPPPVDATFRTSSPAAGGGGGIYAQPKLVNSMSSFRTSSPSPNGHAHPLPPTQPKANPNLIAQLNARLNSKQQHQPQHQQHEGIYGNQHQQQQQQPGGDSIYMRGGLSMSQTPQQQHFDAAQMSNMRQVHPHQHQPQQQHYTCPPPLEDPPPPPIYSAGSSATMPKKMARPHAGHAPHASAYAAASATATLPKNIMQQQQQQRLLQQQQAQQQQHQQQQYQQPTGMGNGNGHGHVSHRPQLPLPQQKMRAAQQQQQHLAEQQQQHQPPIPSRHSSVQQKIFVSTNPFIQTTAVKFHSPSASPICGSPGSGSGSMASIYATTARGSHQQHQQQQQQQQHYYRDAAGGNSNGGAGYYNHNAHGHAHAHSNAHAHAHANAHAHAQAHHANYATSTNIEKTGSIRAKTKAEFLENLNAKLAKQGMSGRAFAVRNLINSKALPDPRICHESLMDQIKRGATLKRNQKINDRSAPKIH, encoded by the exons AACACCTCACCATTGTGGGAGGATTTTGTGGCCAAGGCGGGTAAACTCCATACATGCCTGAG GGCCGCCATCCAGGCAATCGCCGCCTATTTGGATGCCTTCCAAAAGATAGCAGATGCGGCGACCAATTCAAGAG GCGCTTCAAAGGAGATCGGCACCGCCCTGACCCGAGTCTGCCTGCGCCACAAGGCGGTGGAGACGCGCCTAAAGACCTTCACCACGGCCATCATGGATTGCCTGGTGCAGCCGCTGCAGGAGAGGATCGAGGACTGGAAGCGGACAGTGGCCACCATCGACAAGGACCATGCCAAAGAGTACAAGCGGTGCCGGAGCGAGCTGAAGAAGCGCTCCAGCGACACGCTGCGCCTCCAGAAGAAGGCCAGGAAGGGCCAGACGGACGGCCTCCAGTCCCTGATGGACTCGCACATGCAGGACGTTACACTCCGGCGGGCCGAGCTGGAGGAGGTGGAGAAGAAGTCCCTGAGGGCGGCCATGGTGGAGGAGAGGCTGCGATATTGCAGCTTCGTTCACATGCTCCAGCCGGTGGTGCACGAGGAGTGCGAGGTCATGTCCGAACTGGGTCACCTCCAG GAGGCGATGCAGTCAATAGCTCTGGTCACCAAGGACCCCAGTGTCCTGCCCCAGGCCTCCGAGGAGCTCATCCACGATGCCAAGGCCAGCATTAACCTGTACCCCGAGTCCCCGGGTGGCGGTTCGGGCTCCCAGGGCGGTGGCTGCTCCAATTCGCTGGGTTCCCGTAAGAGCTCCGTCTGCTccatcagcagcatcaacaGTAGCGGGTCCAGCAATTCGCCGGGCCACCACCACTATCCGCGTTCCCTGTCGCAG tttgtaaCGCCCGCCATTCGCTTGAAACCTGGTGAATCCAGTGATAGTGGCTTTTGCTCATCGCCAGCGCTAACAACACag ACATCGAATGCCACCAACCAGACGGCGAACGTGTCCACCTGGCCGCCGCACACCCAGGACGCTGTGGACAGCCTGCCGCCCACCGCCGACCGGCCGCACACCATTTCGACGGCCTACGAGAAGGGTCACCAGCGCCCGCCGCTGACCGTCTATACGTTCCAGAACCCGGAGACCATACCCGAGTCCACCACTGGCCTCAACAATGGACAGCCGCCAGCCAATGGACAGCCATCCTCGGGCCAGACCACTCCGGCTACCCAGAAGTCTCCGGCTGCCTCCCTCAGCCGGCCACCGCTGCCAGTT CGCTGCTCGTCGTTGGAGCGCCCGCTATCGGCCCAGAGCAACCATCGCCAGGGAAGCGGAAGCAACCTGCTGCAACGGCAGTGCCCCTCACCGATTCCAGCTCATATCACGAAAG AGCTGTCCGCCGCGCATCatgcccagcagcagcagcaccaacagctccagcaacagcagcagccacagccgACACCGCCCACCTACGTCAACATGTCCGAGTTGGCCAACATGGCGGCCATGAAACTGACCAACCACCAGaatcagaaccagaaccagcagcagccgccTCCTTTGAAGCAACAGAGCTCCATCGACTCGATCAGCTCCCAGCATTCCAATGACTCCACCGGTTCGCATCAACTgctccaacagcagcagcagcaccagcacatGCCACAGCAGCCAAACCATCACTCCGCCTCTGCCACAGCCACTCGCTCCCATTCCATATCCTCGACGGCCTCGTCGCTGCACTCGCATCCGTCCATTGACTCGACGGTAGCTTGCGGCTCCCTGGTGGGCCAGCACAACCACAGCACCAGCACCAACACGAACACGACCACCACCTCGCCGTCCAGTGGCTGCTCCACGCCCCAGAACCACTACTCGCCCTTGCTAACCAACTCCCCCACGTCCACTGCCGCAGGTACACCCAGTGGCAGCAGCATCGGCACGGGAGCCGGCCTGGGATTCGTCTATCAGGTCAGCTCCCCCACTCCGCCCTCCAGCGAGGTGCTGAAGATCACCGAGCAGGGTACCGGGTCTGGCCAGGCCTCTGTAAACACCGATGGGGAGGAGGAGACTGACGAGCGATCGCGGGCCTCCGTCCTGCAGAAGGCATCGATGTTTGAGAAGGCGGCAGCTGCGGCTGCCGTGTCGCCACCAGCTCCGGCACCAGTCGCCGCACCAACAGCATCAGTTGTTGGCCCGGCCGGAGGACGTCGCTCCGAGGCGGAGCAGCAGGAAATGG ACAAGTCTTTCGAAGATTCAATCCAAGcactaaataatttaattggcgAACTAGACTCGTTCCAACGCGAGATCGATGAGGGCAAGGGCAAgcagatgatgatgatgaccagcaacaacaatatgtCCACCATGACGACGACGAGCAgttccagcagcagcaccgacaacaacaacaccccCGCCGGCAACACCAGCACCATCGAGCCGTGTGCCATCAGCAATCAGACGCACTCGAGCGGCTGCGGCACGGACATCTCGGACACCACCTCCGACGAGCTGGGCGGCGACGAGAGTGCGGAGGCGCGGCGACGGGACAGGGATCGTGACCGGGACCGGGACCTGCTGGGAGCCAGCGATTCGGAGCTGAGTCGTTGCTATGTGAGCGAGACGAGTTCGCTGACCGGCGGGATGACGGCCGGCGGCTACGAGAATCCCACGTTTGCGCACTTTGTGGCGGCCAGTGCCGGTCGAGAGGAGGCAGGTCCGGGCGACAGTGTCTCCCTGGCGTCGGACAGCCTGTGCCTGGGGCAGACGCGCCACGCCTACGTGGACACCTGCAGCGACAACGGCAGTGGTGTGGTGGTCATCTACGACCACCAGATTCCCATTACGCCGGACATCGAGTTTGTGAAGCAGAACTCGGAGATAGTGCTGCTGCGCACCAAGGATCCCCAGCCGCAGGCGCTGCAGCTGCACGAGATGCGCGAGTTGCAGCAGCTGCCGACGAACCTGGCTGGGACGCCGGACTCCTCGCCGGACGGTCAGGCGCCGCCGCAGCCGTCCACAGCAACCGTGGCGCCCGCCAAGCAGCGACTCTCCTCCTTCCGCGCCACCAGcgagcagcagctgcagctcctTGGACGCGGCAGCCCCCAAAGAGGTAAAACAGCCACCACTGAGCAGGCACAGGACCAgcacccaccaccaccaccaccccagCAGCAGCCAGTAGATCCTGTCAAGCGCCAGCTGCCGCCCAAGCCGACCAGCCTGAGCCTTTTCAGTGGCCCAGCGCCCAGCCTGGCGCCTGGCGACAAGCCCCTGGTGCCTCGAAAGTCAGACTTTAAGGCCGACCTTGATGCCAAGATCCGCAGACAGAAGCAGAAAGTCCAACAGCAATTGCAGCAGCAATCGCCGCCTCAGCAGCAAGCTCCTTCCTCCGCCACACaaccgcaacaacaacaacactcaccaccgccaccaccaccacaactaCAGTCGCCCCCAAACCGAAACTGTAATGTCACTAATAAGCCAGCCGCCAATGTTACTGCATCCGCATCTGCATCTGGGTCGAAACTGAACCAAATTCATAGAAATCCAAGCCAAAATCAGACAGCTGCATCATCCAATCATCCAAATAAGCAATATAAGACGCCCCCCGCCGCCTGCCCGGCATACTCATCTTCATCGACATCGCTACCATCATTGCCATTATCAGTCAGCACCACCTCATCATCAGCCAACTCTCCGCCATCGATGTTGCCCGCCAGTGCCCGACCAGTCCATACGCCACCACATGTACACTCCAATGCCAATGCCAATGCCACTGCCAATGCCCCAGCCAATCCTCAAAGCCCGGCTAGTGCCCATGCCAATGTCAAGCCGTGCATTACGCCCAGGCCGGCTTCGTTGTCGG gaggagcaggaggtgGCGGTGGATCCACGCGCATCGCCCGCCGTTCGTCCATCAACCAGGCCAAGCCACCGCCGCCAGTCAGACGCAGCTCATCGGTGACCCCCAGTCCCAATGCCTCGGTTGGG CTGAAGCAACCGCAGCAGCCAGAGCACCTGCAcctgcaccaccaccatcagcAGCTAAGCAGCTCCAGCGAGCACTTGCCACCGCCGCCAGCTTTCCTGCTGGACTCCATGCCGCAAAGCCCGCCACCAGCTGCCATGCCCAGCTCGGCGCTGAAGGTTTCAGAGACGGTGCGAGCCCTGGCGGCCCTGCGCCATCAGCCGGCCTCTCCGGTGGCTTTGAGACgcatgcagcagcagcagcaacatcagcaacaacagcagcagcagcaacaacagcctTTCTTACAG CCCATGCACCCATCCCCCTCGAACGACGATCTAAGCTACGAAGTCTACTACGACTCCTACCTGGATCTGCACGCCTATGCTCCCtcccagcaacagcagtatcaccagcagcagcagcagcatcagcaacacCTCATGTatctgcaacagcaacagcaggcaCCACAGCCGCCTGTGTACCAAGCTCCGCCGCCCGTCGATGCC ACGTTCCGCACCTCATCACCTGCCGCTGGCGGAGGAGGTGGCATTTACGCCCAGCCCAAGCTGGTCAACAGCATGTCCAGCTTCCGCACCAGTAGTCCCAGTCCCAACGGACACGCTCACCCACTGCCACCGACCCAGCCGAAGGCGAACCCGAATCTGATAGCACAGCTCAATGCACGACTCAACAGCAAGCAACAGCACCAGccccagcaccagcaacaCGAGGGAATCTACGGCAaccagcatcagcagcagcaacagcaacctgGAGGCGATTCGATTTATATGCGAGGAGGTTTGTCCATGTCGCAAACGCCTCAGCAGCAACACTTTGACG CTGCCCAAATGTCGAACATGCGACAAGTCCATCCCCACCAGCAtcagccacagcagcagcactacACATGCCCGCCTCCGTTGGAGGATCCTCCGCCGCCGCCCATTTACTCCGCCGGCTCTTCGGCCACGATGCCCAAGAAGATGGCCCGCCCCCATGCCGGCCATGCGCCGCATGCGAGCGCCTATGCAGCTGCCTCGGCCACGGCCACGCTGCCCAAGAACAtaatgcaacagcagcaacagcaacgtctgctgcagcaacaacaggcgcagcagcagcagcatcagcagcagcaataccAACAGCCAACAGGCATGGGCAATGGGAATGGTCACGGGCATGTAAGTCACCGTCCGCAGTTGCCGCTGCCCCAGCAGAAGATGCGGGctgcccagcagcagcagcaacacttggcggagcagcaacagcagcaccagccGCCCATTCCGTCGCGCCATTCAAGTGTCCAGCAAAAGATATTCGTTTCGACGAATCCATTTATACAAACAACGGCAGTCAAGTTTCACTCGCCATCCGCCTCGCCAATTTGCGGCTCACCGGGATCTGGATCTGGGTCCATGGCCAGCATTTATGCCACAACAGCACGAGGCAGTcaccagcaacatcagcagcagcagcagcaacaacagcattACTATCGCGATGCTGCTGGGGGCAATAGCAATGGCGGTGCTGGATACTACAACCACAATGCCCATGGGCATGCCCACGCCCACTCGAAcgcccatgcccatgcccatgccaatgcccatgcccatgcccagGCACATCATGCAA ACTATGCCACAAGCACAAATATCGAAAAGACTGGCAGCATTCGGGCCAAGACCAAGGCCGAATTCCTCGAGAATCTCAACGCGAAACTGGCCAAGCAGGGAATGTCTGGACGAGCATTCGCCGTGCGCAATCTCATCAACAGCAAGGCCCTG CCTGATCCGCGCATCTGTCACGAGTCGCTGATGGATCAAATAAAACGCGGAGCCACCTTGAAGCGAAACCAGAAGATCAACGATCGCAGCGCTCCAAAAATACATTAA
- the mim gene encoding mucin-2 isoform X25, whose translation MDLSLERDSSALGSLFQQIINDMKNTSPLWEDFVAKAGKLHTCLRAAIQAIAAYLDAFQKIADAATNSRGASKEIGTALTRVCLRHKAVETRLKTFTTAIMDCLVQPLQERIEDWKRTVATIDKDHAKEYKRCRSELKKRSSDTLRLQKKARKGQTDGLQSLMDSHMQDVTLRRAELEEVEKKSLRAAMVEERLRYCSFVHMLQPVVHEECEVMSELGHLQEAMQSIALVTKDPSVLPQASEELIHDAKASINLYPESPGGGSGSQGGGCSNSLGSRKSSVCSISSINSSGSSNSPGHHHYPRSLSQTSNATNQTANVSTWPPHTQDAVDSLPPTADRPHTISTAYEKGHQRPPLTVYTFQNPETIPESTTGLNNGQPPANGQPSSGQTTPATQKSPAASLSRPPLPVRCSSLERPLSAQSNHRQGSGSNLLQRQCPSPIPAHITKELSAAHHAQQQQHQQLQQQQQPQPTPPTYVNMSELANMAAMKLTNHQNQNQNQQQPPPLKQQSSIDSISSQHSNDSTGSHQLLQQQQQHQHMPQQPNHHSASATATRSHSISSTASSLHSHPSIDSTVACGSLVGQHNHSTSTNTNTTTTSPSSGCSTPQNHYSPLLTNSPTSTAAGTPSGSSIGTGAGLGFVYQVSSPTPPSSEVLKITEQGTGSGQASVNTDGEEETDERSRASVLQKASMFEKAAAAAAVSPPAPAPVAAPTASVVGPAGGRRSEAEQQEMDKSFEDSIQALNNLIGELDSFQREIDEGKGKQMMMMTSNNNMSTMTTTSSSSSSTDNNNTPAGNTSTIEPCAISNQTHSSGCGTDISDTTSDELGGDESAEARRRDRDRDRDRDLLGASDSELSRCYVSETSSLTGGMTAGGYENPTFAHFVAASAGREEAGPGDSVSLASDSLCLGQTRHAYVDTCSDNGSGVVVIYDHQIPITPDIEFVKQNSEIVLLRTKDPQPQALQLHEMRELQQLPTNLAGTPDSSPDGQAPPQPSTATVAPAKQRLSSFRATSEQQLQLLGRGSPQRGKTATTEQAQDQHPPPPPPQQQPVDPVKRQLPPKPTSLSLFSGPAPSLAPGDKPLVPRKSDFKADLDAKIRRQKQKVQQQLQQQSPPQQQAPSSATQPQQQQHSPPPPPPQLQSPPNRNCNVTNKPAANVTASASASGSKLNQIHRNPSQNQTAASSNHPNKQYKTPPAACPAYSSSSTSLPSLPLSVSTTSSSANSPPSMLPASARPVHTPPHVHSNANANATANAPANPQSPASAHANVKPCITPRPASLSGGAGGGGGSTRIARRSSINQAKPPPPVRRSSSVTPSPNASVGTFRTSSPAAGGGGGIYAQPKLVNSMSSFRTSSPSPNGHAHPLPPTQPKANPNLIAQLNARLNSKQQHQPQHQQHEGIYGNQHQQQQQQPGGDSIYMRGGLSMSQTPQQQHFDDYATSTNIEKTGSIRAKTKAEFLENLNAKLAKQGMSGRAFAVRNLINSKALPDPRICHESLMDQIKRGATLKRNQKINDRSAPKIH comes from the exons AACACCTCACCATTGTGGGAGGATTTTGTGGCCAAGGCGGGTAAACTCCATACATGCCTGAG GGCCGCCATCCAGGCAATCGCCGCCTATTTGGATGCCTTCCAAAAGATAGCAGATGCGGCGACCAATTCAAGAG GCGCTTCAAAGGAGATCGGCACCGCCCTGACCCGAGTCTGCCTGCGCCACAAGGCGGTGGAGACGCGCCTAAAGACCTTCACCACGGCCATCATGGATTGCCTGGTGCAGCCGCTGCAGGAGAGGATCGAGGACTGGAAGCGGACAGTGGCCACCATCGACAAGGACCATGCCAAAGAGTACAAGCGGTGCCGGAGCGAGCTGAAGAAGCGCTCCAGCGACACGCTGCGCCTCCAGAAGAAGGCCAGGAAGGGCCAGACGGACGGCCTCCAGTCCCTGATGGACTCGCACATGCAGGACGTTACACTCCGGCGGGCCGAGCTGGAGGAGGTGGAGAAGAAGTCCCTGAGGGCGGCCATGGTGGAGGAGAGGCTGCGATATTGCAGCTTCGTTCACATGCTCCAGCCGGTGGTGCACGAGGAGTGCGAGGTCATGTCCGAACTGGGTCACCTCCAG GAGGCGATGCAGTCAATAGCTCTGGTCACCAAGGACCCCAGTGTCCTGCCCCAGGCCTCCGAGGAGCTCATCCACGATGCCAAGGCCAGCATTAACCTGTACCCCGAGTCCCCGGGTGGCGGTTCGGGCTCCCAGGGCGGTGGCTGCTCCAATTCGCTGGGTTCCCGTAAGAGCTCCGTCTGCTccatcagcagcatcaacaGTAGCGGGTCCAGCAATTCGCCGGGCCACCACCACTATCCGCGTTCCCTGTCGCAG ACATCGAATGCCACCAACCAGACGGCGAACGTGTCCACCTGGCCGCCGCACACCCAGGACGCTGTGGACAGCCTGCCGCCCACCGCCGACCGGCCGCACACCATTTCGACGGCCTACGAGAAGGGTCACCAGCGCCCGCCGCTGACCGTCTATACGTTCCAGAACCCGGAGACCATACCCGAGTCCACCACTGGCCTCAACAATGGACAGCCGCCAGCCAATGGACAGCCATCCTCGGGCCAGACCACTCCGGCTACCCAGAAGTCTCCGGCTGCCTCCCTCAGCCGGCCACCGCTGCCAGTT CGCTGCTCGTCGTTGGAGCGCCCGCTATCGGCCCAGAGCAACCATCGCCAGGGAAGCGGAAGCAACCTGCTGCAACGGCAGTGCCCCTCACCGATTCCAGCTCATATCACGAAAG AGCTGTCCGCCGCGCATCatgcccagcagcagcagcaccaacagctccagcaacagcagcagccacagccgACACCGCCCACCTACGTCAACATGTCCGAGTTGGCCAACATGGCGGCCATGAAACTGACCAACCACCAGaatcagaaccagaaccagcagcagccgccTCCTTTGAAGCAACAGAGCTCCATCGACTCGATCAGCTCCCAGCATTCCAATGACTCCACCGGTTCGCATCAACTgctccaacagcagcagcagcaccagcacatGCCACAGCAGCCAAACCATCACTCCGCCTCTGCCACAGCCACTCGCTCCCATTCCATATCCTCGACGGCCTCGTCGCTGCACTCGCATCCGTCCATTGACTCGACGGTAGCTTGCGGCTCCCTGGTGGGCCAGCACAACCACAGCACCAGCACCAACACGAACACGACCACCACCTCGCCGTCCAGTGGCTGCTCCACGCCCCAGAACCACTACTCGCCCTTGCTAACCAACTCCCCCACGTCCACTGCCGCAGGTACACCCAGTGGCAGCAGCATCGGCACGGGAGCCGGCCTGGGATTCGTCTATCAGGTCAGCTCCCCCACTCCGCCCTCCAGCGAGGTGCTGAAGATCACCGAGCAGGGTACCGGGTCTGGCCAGGCCTCTGTAAACACCGATGGGGAGGAGGAGACTGACGAGCGATCGCGGGCCTCCGTCCTGCAGAAGGCATCGATGTTTGAGAAGGCGGCAGCTGCGGCTGCCGTGTCGCCACCAGCTCCGGCACCAGTCGCCGCACCAACAGCATCAGTTGTTGGCCCGGCCGGAGGACGTCGCTCCGAGGCGGAGCAGCAGGAAATGG ACAAGTCTTTCGAAGATTCAATCCAAGcactaaataatttaattggcgAACTAGACTCGTTCCAACGCGAGATCGATGAGGGCAAGGGCAAgcagatgatgatgatgaccagcaacaacaatatgtCCACCATGACGACGACGAGCAgttccagcagcagcaccgacaacaacaacaccccCGCCGGCAACACCAGCACCATCGAGCCGTGTGCCATCAGCAATCAGACGCACTCGAGCGGCTGCGGCACGGACATCTCGGACACCACCTCCGACGAGCTGGGCGGCGACGAGAGTGCGGAGGCGCGGCGACGGGACAGGGATCGTGACCGGGACCGGGACCTGCTGGGAGCCAGCGATTCGGAGCTGAGTCGTTGCTATGTGAGCGAGACGAGTTCGCTGACCGGCGGGATGACGGCCGGCGGCTACGAGAATCCCACGTTTGCGCACTTTGTGGCGGCCAGTGCCGGTCGAGAGGAGGCAGGTCCGGGCGACAGTGTCTCCCTGGCGTCGGACAGCCTGTGCCTGGGGCAGACGCGCCACGCCTACGTGGACACCTGCAGCGACAACGGCAGTGGTGTGGTGGTCATCTACGACCACCAGATTCCCATTACGCCGGACATCGAGTTTGTGAAGCAGAACTCGGAGATAGTGCTGCTGCGCACCAAGGATCCCCAGCCGCAGGCGCTGCAGCTGCACGAGATGCGCGAGTTGCAGCAGCTGCCGACGAACCTGGCTGGGACGCCGGACTCCTCGCCGGACGGTCAGGCGCCGCCGCAGCCGTCCACAGCAACCGTGGCGCCCGCCAAGCAGCGACTCTCCTCCTTCCGCGCCACCAGcgagcagcagctgcagctcctTGGACGCGGCAGCCCCCAAAGAGGTAAAACAGCCACCACTGAGCAGGCACAGGACCAgcacccaccaccaccaccaccccagCAGCAGCCAGTAGATCCTGTCAAGCGCCAGCTGCCGCCCAAGCCGACCAGCCTGAGCCTTTTCAGTGGCCCAGCGCCCAGCCTGGCGCCTGGCGACAAGCCCCTGGTGCCTCGAAAGTCAGACTTTAAGGCCGACCTTGATGCCAAGATCCGCAGACAGAAGCAGAAAGTCCAACAGCAATTGCAGCAGCAATCGCCGCCTCAGCAGCAAGCTCCTTCCTCCGCCACACaaccgcaacaacaacaacactcaccaccgccaccaccaccacaactaCAGTCGCCCCCAAACCGAAACTGTAATGTCACTAATAAGCCAGCCGCCAATGTTACTGCATCCGCATCTGCATCTGGGTCGAAACTGAACCAAATTCATAGAAATCCAAGCCAAAATCAGACAGCTGCATCATCCAATCATCCAAATAAGCAATATAAGACGCCCCCCGCCGCCTGCCCGGCATACTCATCTTCATCGACATCGCTACCATCATTGCCATTATCAGTCAGCACCACCTCATCATCAGCCAACTCTCCGCCATCGATGTTGCCCGCCAGTGCCCGACCAGTCCATACGCCACCACATGTACACTCCAATGCCAATGCCAATGCCACTGCCAATGCCCCAGCCAATCCTCAAAGCCCGGCTAGTGCCCATGCCAATGTCAAGCCGTGCATTACGCCCAGGCCGGCTTCGTTGTCGG gaggagcaggaggtgGCGGTGGATCCACGCGCATCGCCCGCCGTTCGTCCATCAACCAGGCCAAGCCACCGCCGCCAGTCAGACGCAGCTCATCGGTGACCCCCAGTCCCAATGCCTCGGTTGGG ACGTTCCGCACCTCATCACCTGCCGCTGGCGGAGGAGGTGGCATTTACGCCCAGCCCAAGCTGGTCAACAGCATGTCCAGCTTCCGCACCAGTAGTCCCAGTCCCAACGGACACGCTCACCCACTGCCACCGACCCAGCCGAAGGCGAACCCGAATCTGATAGCACAGCTCAATGCACGACTCAACAGCAAGCAACAGCACCAGccccagcaccagcaacaCGAGGGAATCTACGGCAaccagcatcagcagcagcaacagcaacctgGAGGCGATTCGATTTATATGCGAGGAGGTTTGTCCATGTCGCAAACGCCTCAGCAGCAACACTTTGACG ACTATGCCACAAGCACAAATATCGAAAAGACTGGCAGCATTCGGGCCAAGACCAAGGCCGAATTCCTCGAGAATCTCAACGCGAAACTGGCCAAGCAGGGAATGTCTGGACGAGCATTCGCCGTGCGCAATCTCATCAACAGCAAGGCCCTG CCTGATCCGCGCATCTGTCACGAGTCGCTGATGGATCAAATAAAACGCGGAGCCACCTTGAAGCGAAACCAGAAGATCAACGATCGCAGCGCTCCAAAAATACATTAA